A genomic stretch from Aedes albopictus strain Foshan chromosome 2, AalbF5, whole genome shotgun sequence includes:
- the LOC109414248 gene encoding uncharacterized protein LOC109414248 isoform X2, translating to MFSLVADYGTSDDDKDSSSGSTTGEESDDEKTGAINTAQSAAPPALPSASLMLANEKKSIPGGVFSNPFKEAEDAKMASLEKHVKMVDPEHEISEQKRKICWSYRKGRCRFGSKCNFAHDSDLILKKELHGTEEPSSAADPEEHNETTPMVRKQATKKKRPGLSRELVPPKKVLKMYQRDKYHSGKP from the exons ATGTTTTCCTTGGTGGCTGATTACGGGACCAGCGATGATGATAAAGATTCATCATCCGGATCCACGACCGGTGAAGAATCGGACGACGAAAAAACTGGAGCAATCAACACGGCACAGAG TGCCGCTCCGCCAGCCCTTCCCAGTGCGAGCCTGATGCTGGCCAATGAGAAAAAATCCATTCCCGGAGGGGTCTTCAGCAATCCCTTCAAGGAAGCAGAGGACGCCAAGATGGCCAGTTTGGAGAAGCACGTAAAAATG GTCGATCCGGAACACGAAATCAGTGAACAAAAGCGTAAAATCTGCTGGAGCTACCGGAAGGGGCGCTGTCGGTTCGGAAGCAAGTGCAACTTTGCCCACGACTCCGATCTTATACTGAAAAAGGAGTTGCACGGAACCGAAGAACCATCAAGTGCTGCAGACCCAGAAGAACATAATGAAACGACGCCGATGGTTCGCAAACAGGCCACCAAGAAGAAACGACCGGGTCTAAGCCGTGAATTGGTACCGCCGAAGAAGGTTTTGAAAATGTACCAACGAGACAAGTACCACAGCGGAAAACCCTAA
- the LOC109414248 gene encoding uncharacterized protein LOC109414248 isoform X1 gives MFSLVADYGTSDDDKDSSSGSTTGEESDDEKTGAINTAQSSAAPPALPSASLMLANEKKSIPGGVFSNPFKEAEDAKMASLEKHVKMVDPEHEISEQKRKICWSYRKGRCRFGSKCNFAHDSDLILKKELHGTEEPSSAADPEEHNETTPMVRKQATKKKRPGLSRELVPPKKVLKMYQRDKYHSGKP, from the exons ATGTTTTCCTTGGTGGCTGATTACGGGACCAGCGATGATGATAAAGATTCATCATCCGGATCCACGACCGGTGAAGAATCGGACGACGAAAAAACTGGAGCAATCAACACGGCACAGAG CAGTGCCGCTCCGCCAGCCCTTCCCAGTGCGAGCCTGATGCTGGCCAATGAGAAAAAATCCATTCCCGGAGGGGTCTTCAGCAATCCCTTCAAGGAAGCAGAGGACGCCAAGATGGCCAGTTTGGAGAAGCACGTAAAAATG GTCGATCCGGAACACGAAATCAGTGAACAAAAGCGTAAAATCTGCTGGAGCTACCGGAAGGGGCGCTGTCGGTTCGGAAGCAAGTGCAACTTTGCCCACGACTCCGATCTTATACTGAAAAAGGAGTTGCACGGAACCGAAGAACCATCAAGTGCTGCAGACCCAGAAGAACATAATGAAACGACGCCGATGGTTCGCAAACAGGCCACCAAGAAGAAACGACCGGGTCTAAGCCGTGAATTGGTACCGCCGAAGAAGGTTTTGAAAATGTACCAACGAGACAAGTACCACAGCGGAAAACCCTAA
- the LOC109414249 gene encoding DNA repair protein RAD51 homolog 4, with protein MKMTSVALCSDIHPALNEYVIKLLLKNRIQTVHELARTEDDRLMRITNLSYEDVGVVKRDLISRFSGTTIQVVEYFQYLEELAEPLKTGIRGFDLLLEGGLLPGHVMEIFGDSSSGKTQICTTMAANIARNLKFDVFYADTKCDFTASRVHRILDLRKCSGQEIQETMARIKVERIFSPESLIQIVEDLLVRVDGLQNFKVLIIDSLPPLWYQYQNTKSRCYPFGMLTRLIGLLRKLASENQISVVVVNLKITAFDSFAGGTRKAAANQRELSEYPALGRFWETAPTTRVLMSKIEGSSAGQERLLTIWKCSYLKCGDRQMVEISDRGVV; from the exons AT GAAAATGACTTCCGTAGCCTTGTGCTCTGACATACATCCAGCACTGAACGAATATGTGATAAAATTGTTGCTGAAAAATCGTATTCAAACTGTGCATGAGTTGGCCAGAACGGAAGACGATCGACTGATGCGCATAACAAATCTATCGTACGAAGATGTCGGTGTCGTTAAAAGGGATCTAATTTCACGATTCTCCGGGACCACTATTCAGGTGGTGGAATATTtccaatatttggaggaattggcCGAACCGCTTAAAACGGGCATCAGGGGGTTCGATTTACTCCTTGAGGGTGGACTATTGCCTGGCCATGTGATGGAAATTTTCGGAGATTCCAGTTCTGGAAAGACACAAATTTGTACGACAATGGCTGCAAATATTGCTCGGAATCTCAAATTCGATGTATTTTACGCCGATACGAAATGCGACTTTACCGCCAGCAGAGTTCACAGGATCTTAGATTTAAGGAAATGCTCAGGGCAGGAGATTCAGGAGACTATGGCGAGGATTAAAGTAGAACGGATATTCTCGCCAGAAAGCTTGATACAAATCGTGGAAGATCTACTCGTTCGAGTTGACGGTTTGCAGAATTTCAAAGTGCTGATAATCGATTCGTTGCCTCCACTCTGGTACCAGTACCAGAACACGAAGAGCAGATGTTATCCATTCGGCATGTTGACTCGACTGATTGGTTTGCTGAGGAAGTTGGCATCGGAAAACCAAATATCGGTCGTCGTGGTGAATCTCAAGATAACTGCTTTTGACTCGTTTGCAGGTGGAACAAGGAAAGCAGCAGCCAATCAAAGGGAACTCAGCGAGTATCCGGCATTGGGTCGGTTCTGGGAAACAGCTCCGACGACGCGAGTCCTAATGAGTAAAATCGAGGGAAGCAGTGCGGGTCAGGAAAGGCTGTTGACTATCTGGAAGTGTAGCTATTTGAAATGCGGCGATCGACAAATGGTGGAAATTTCCGATCGTGGTGTGGTATAA